From the genome of Epinephelus lanceolatus isolate andai-2023 chromosome 23, ASM4190304v1, whole genome shotgun sequence, one region includes:
- the LOC117249088 gene encoding liprin-beta-1, with the protein MMSDASDMLAAALEQMDGIIAGSKAMDYSNGLFDCQSPTSPFLGGLRVLHLLEDLRGVLELMDNEERDNLRCQIPDSTAEGLAEWLHGRMSNGHSTEAVYQERLSRLESDKECLILQVSVLTDQVEVQGEKIRDLDTCLEHHREKLNATEDLLQQELLNRTTLETQKLELMTEVSSLKLKLTAVERDHRDNEGLYQEVTDLRFRVTDIENERLQCEKKLKATKEELQLLQRQLEEREVELRRLKEESRLRVESLSRAEGGESDTEVLKMKMVLESLASANDEKERRIKELEESLTKCRKVQELVKEKLKEDDYDDIPDDPSLPVSMEVDQVTLVLEGEAGRSSGESIPCIAVLSEMNDLDRERQLQAAESSSDVPQPGSSATSSSTDQVRNKAGPGSSPPVRANTTADDSFGTKKARSSFGRGFFKLRGGKQTASVPNLAETERKGTEHLDLAGVPSRKSHDGAPLPSSPETKKKSKGFMKFFGRLKRSHSTSFNLDDAEMEFRRGGVRATAGPRLGWSREPKHNAVDVPFSRWSKDEVCAWLHEQGLGLYVAQGQSWIKSGQTLLRASQHDLEKELGMKQPLHRKKLQLALQSLGSEEEDLKGRLDHNWVTRWLDDIGLPQYKSHFDEARVDGRVLHYLTVDDLLSLKVGSVLHHLSIKRAIQVLRLNCYEPNCLRRRPSDETNITPAEIAQWTNHRVMEWLRSVDLAEYAPNLRGSGVHGGLMVLEPRFNVEALALLLNIPPNKTLLRRHLATHFHLLIGSEAQRLKQDCLENPDYTVLTATAKVKPRRMSFGGFGTLRKKRHDDGEEYICPMNVEMPKNSSFQRGLRIYNEHLDHLEQMEDSEGTVRQIGAFSEEINNLTSMLKEDEFFPEISVDAAKPDHNSGV; encoded by the exons GCTCCAAGGCCATGGACTACTCCAACGGGCTGTTTGACTGCCAGTCGCCCACTTCACCTTTCTTGGGTGGCCTCCGGGTGCTGCACCTTCTGGAGGATCTGCGGGGAGTGCTGGAGCTCATGGACAACGAGGAGCGGGACAACCTGCGATGTCAGATCCCTGATTCTACTGCAGAGGGGCTGGCAGAGTGGCTACATGGAcgaatg agTAACGGACACAGCACAGAAGCAGTTTACCAAGAACGTCTGTCACGACTGGAGAGTGACAAAGAGTGTCTTATTCTTCAG GTAAGTGTTCTGACAGACCAGGTGGAGGTGCAAGGTGAGAAGATACGGGACCTAGACACCTGTCTAGAACATCATCGGGAGAAACTAAATGCTACTGAGGACCTGCTGCAACAG GAGCTGTTGAACCGGACAACACTGGAGACCCAGAAGCTGGAGCTGATGACCGAGGTGTCCAGTCTGAAACTGAAGCTTACGGCGGTGGAGAGAGATCACAGGGACAATGAG GGCTTGTATCAGGAAGTAACGGACCTGCGGTTCAGGGTGACTGACATAGAGAATGAAAGACTGCAGTGTGAGAAGAAACTCAAAGCTACCAAA gaggagctgcagcttCTGCAGAGGCAGCTGGAGGAGCGAGAGGTGGAGCTGAGGAGGCTGAAGGAGGAGAGCAGACTGAGGGTGGAGAGTCTCAGCAGGGCTGAGGGAGGAGAGAGCg aTACAGAAGTGTTGAAGATGAAGATGGTGTTGGAGTCGCTGGCGTCTGCCAACGATGAGAAG gAACGAAGGATAAAGGAGCTGGAGGAGTCACTCACAAAGTGCAGGAAAGTTCAGGagctggtcaaag AGAAGTTAAAGGAGGACGACTATGACGATATCCCGGATGATCCCTCGCTTCCTGTATCCATGGAGGTGGATCAGGTCACCCTGGTGTTGGAGGGGGAGGCAGGAAGGAGCTCGGGCGAG TCTATTCCGTGTATAGCCGTGCTCTCTGAAATGAATGACCTGGACAGAGAACGACAGTTGCAGGCAGCCGAAAG TTCATCAGACGTCCCACAGCCGGGCAGCTCAGCCACAAGCAGCAGCACTGACCAG GTCAGAAATAAAGCAGGACCTGGCTCCTCACCTCCTGTCAGAGCAAACACCACAGCTGATGACAGTTTTGGTACCAAGAAAGCCCGCTCCTCTTTCGGCCGTGGCTTCTTCAAGCTGCGTGGAGGCAAGCAGACGGCCAGCGTTCCAAACCTGG ctgAGACGGAACGTAAAGGCACCGAGCACCTGGACTTGGCCGGTGTCCCTTCAAGGAAATCCCACGATGGAGCTCCTCTGCCGTCCTCACCTGAGACCAAAAAGAAGTCCAAAGGCTTCATGAAATTTTTTGGCAG ACTAAAGAGGAGTCACTCCACCTCCTTCAACCTGGATGATGCAGAGATGGAGTTCAGGAGGGGAGGAGTCAGAGCCACGGCCGGCCCTCGACTCGGCTGGTCACGTGAACCTAAACACAA TGCTGTCGATGTTCCTTTCTCGCGGTGGAGTAAAGATGAAGTTTGTGCGTGGCTGCATGAGCAGGGTCTGGGGTTATATGTTGCTCAGGGTCAGAGCTGGATCAAATCAGGACAGACACTACTGCGGGCGTCACAACACGATCTGGAGAAG GAATTGGGCATGAAGCAGCCTCTCCACAGGAagaagctgcagctggctctgcaGTCTCTCgggtcagaggaggaggatctCAAGGGCAGACTGGACCACAACTGGGTGACCA GGTGGCTGGACGACATCGGCCTCCCGCAGTACAAAAGTCACTTTGACGAGGCCCGTGTTGACGGACGCGTGCTGCACTACCTGACAGTG GACGACTTGCTGTCTCTGAAGGTGGGCAGTGTTCTCCATCACCTCAGCATCAAGAGGGCCATCCAGGTCCTCCGCCTCAACTGCTACGAGCCCAACTGCCTCAGGCGACGACCCTCCGATGAG ACCAACATCACACCAGCAGAGATCGCCCAGTGGACCAACCACAGAGTGATGGAGTGGCTCCGATCTGTGGATTTGGCAGAATACGCTCCCAATCTGAGGGGCAGCGGCGTTCATGGTGGATTGATG GTGTTGGAGCCCCGCTTCAACGTGGAGGCGCTCGCCCTTCTGCTCAACATTCCTCCCAACAAAACCCTGCTGAGACGCCACCTGGCAACACATTTCCACCTGCTCATCGGCTCTGAGGCGCAGCGGCTCAAACAAGACTGTCTGGAAAACCCAGACTACACCGTCCTCACAGCCACTGCCAAGGTCAAG CCTAGACGCATGTCATTTGGAGGTTTCGGCACTTTGAGGAAGAAACGTCATGATGATGGCGAGGAGTACATCTGCCCTATGAATGTGGAAATGCCCAAGAACAGCAGCTTCCAGAGAGGCCTCCGGATCTACAATGAACACCTTGACCACCTCGAACAG ATGGAAGACTCTGAAGGGACTGTGAGACAGATAGGAGCTTTTTCTGAAGAAATCAACAATCTAACG